The following DNA comes from Candidatus Baltobacteraceae bacterium.
ATCACCTTTGCCGGGGACTACTCGATCGTTCGGGAAAACGCGGGCGATCGTCCGGTACGCGCCTTTCCGCAAGACCGACTCGTCGTCCCCGGTTTCGTGAACGGTCATAGCCACGGGTATCAGATTTTGCTCCGCGGATGGGCCGACGATCGGACGTTCGCACGCTGGCGCAGCGACGCGCTCTATCGCGTGGTTCCGCGGCTGACGCCCGAGGACGTGTATTGGACGTTCGTCGCCGCGTTCTCCGAAATGCTGGCGGCCGGCATAACCACGGTTGCCGAATTCTTCTATCTCAACGGCGGCGGCAACGCTCACGCCGAGGCGGCGATCGCGGCCGCGCAGGAAACCGGAATTCGCCTGGTCCTCGCGCGCACGTGGATGGACGCTCCGTACGCACCGCCGCAGTTTCGGGAGAGCATCGATCTGGCCCAATCGCGCACGCTCGAGTTGATGGAGAAGTATCCGTGGGCCAACGTCTGCGTGGCGCCGCATTCCCTGCACGCGGCCTCACCCGAGATGATTCGCGCGGCAGCGAATTTTGCGCGCTCCTACGACTGCATGATGCACGTTCACGTCGCCGAGGCGGTGTATGAGGGCGAACAAACCTCGGAACGCTTCGGCACGACACCGGTCGGCCTTCTCGACCGGCTCGACGCACTCGACCGGCGCACGATCGCCGTGCATGCGATCTACGTTACCGAGGACGAGAAGCGTTTGCTGGCTGACCGCGGCGCGCGCGTGATTCACAATCCGATGACCAACCAGTATTTGGGTGACGGCATCTGCGACGCGAGCGGACTGCAGGCGCTCGGCGTGCCGATGGGATTGGGCACCGACGCCGACGTGAAGCCGTCGCTGATCGACGAAATGCGCGCGGCCACGCTCCTGCAAAAGATCGCACGAACCGACGGGAGCGCGTTCGGTGCGCGCGCGGCCTTCGATCTCGGAACGGCTCAGGGCGCGCTCGCGCTGGGATTGCAGACCGGCGATCTCGTCTCCGGCAACGCTGCCGACTACGTCGTGCTCGACGCGAGTGCGATCGATCCGTGGACGCCGGAGGTAAATGGGGTAGTCTACCGGGGAGAAGATGCGTGGGTGCAAGCAAGCTTTGTCGGCGGCACGCGCGTCTACACGGGCGAGCCCGCCCCGGCGGCTCGGCTGGCGCGCGAAAAACTCAAGGAGATAAGCGACCGTGTCATTCCATAAATTGCTCATCGCCGCGACGGTCTTGGCGATCGTGCTCGCGGCCTGCTCGCGTGGCAGCCAAAGTGCGAGCGCGACGGCGAGCACCAACGGCATCATGACCAACCAAAGCGTCGAGCCCTCGGGGAGCGCCGCGGCTTATCCGCCCGCCGGAGGGATGAAGGCGAACGGCGAGGCGATGGCGCCCGGCACGTTTGCGACCGTGCCGCCGAAACTCAATTGCGGCACGGCGGCGCCGGTCTGGGCCAATCCCCATTCGCGGGTCTATCACCTCCCGTCCGATCCGCTCTATGGGCGGACCCATCACGGCCACTACATGTGCGTCGCCGACGCGCTGCGTGAGGGGTATCGCTTGGCCAAGCCGCGCCGGCATCATCGGGCGCCGGCTCCGATCCCTTCGGATTAGGGAAAAGACGCGTGCAAGTACCCACTTGCACAACGGGGCCGGGGTGTGGTATCCTGCGTGCAAGTACCCACTTGCACCAAGGAAGATCATGCATCCGCCAACGCTCGTCTACCGGCCCGATACGCTCGACTCCGTGCGCAGCACGATGCTTGCTGCCTTTGCGGACGGCGCGCACCGGGTCGTGCTCGATCTCGACACGCTCACCCGCCTCGATACCGAGGGCGTACGCGGCCTGATCACGCTGCTGCGCCGCTCGCGCGAAGTCGGCGGCGAGCTCGCCCTCAAGGTCACGCGGCCCGAGTTGCTGCGCTCCCTTCAGGTGATGGCGCTCGATCGGCTGTTCCCGATGGTGAGGGATATCGCGGCATGAGCTGGCGTGCTTTGATCCTGGCTGCGCTCGCAGCCGTGCTCTGCGTTTCGTACGCGAGTGCCCAAAGCAGTGCCTCGGCTCCGACGAGCGCGCAAGAGGTGATCGCACGGATGCTCGCACGCGACACATCGCTTGCCTCGTACGAATCGCGCGTGCACGTGAGTTTGCGCATGCTCAACTTCCCGTTCCTGGCGCCGGTGCTCGACGGCACCTACTATTACAAGCGGCCCGACAAATACGAGATCGTCTTCGATCGCGTACCGAGCTACGCCAAGGGTTTCGAGAAGATCTTCAACGACGTCGGCGACCCGCAGAGCTGGTCGAAAGATCAGAACATCGAGTTCAAGGGCCTGCAGCCGCTCGACGGCCATCCCATGTACGTGCTTTGGCTGACGAAGAAGATTCATAGCGACATTCTCGACCACACACTGGTCTACGTCGATCCGCAAAATTACGAGCTGACGCAAATGGAGTGGCATTACACCAGCGGCGGAAGCATCGTCATGACGCAGCAATATCGCGAGCAGGACGGCTATGCGTTCGTCGGGTCGCAGCACGTGACGATCGATATTCCGCACGTACATGCCATAGGCGATTCGCAGTTCGGCCCGTATCAAACCAACGTCGCCGTCAGTAACTCGGTCTTTACGAAAACACCATGATGATAGAAGCACAGAAGCACGCAGCTGCCGATAAAGCCGCACCAGAAGATACGCGCGAACGTATCATCCTTGCCGCGCGCGAGGTCATCAAGCGCAAGGGCAAGCGTGGAGCGACGACGCGTGAGATCGCCGACGTCGCGGGCGTCAACGAAGCCACGCTCTTTCGCCACTTCGGCAACAAGGACGCGCTGATCATCGCGGTCGCCAAGCACTCGTGCCCCGACACCAAACTACGCGAGGTCATCGCCACCCTGCAGGGCCCGGTCGAAGCGGACTTGCTGGTCATCGCGAGATCGATCAACGAGCACATGGAGTCGATGATCGACATGATCCGTTGGTCGCTGGTCGAGACCGACTACGAAAACAGCATCTTTGCCCGCGAGACCTGGCGCCCCCAGACGGCCGTGCGCGCGGCTGTCATCGAGTACATGGCCGCCCAGACGGCCTCCGGTGCCCTCAACGGCAACCCTGCGGACCTGGCGGCGTTTTTCCTAGGTATAGTCTTCGCGCGGGTCATCTCGCGCGAGAAGTTCCCCGACAGCCGGCTCTCCTCGGATCCCGACTACGCACTTTCATTCATCGTCGACGTCTTCCTCAACGGCGTAAGGAGCAAATAATGGACACGCGCGAGGCACAGCAAGGCAGTGCCGGCCAAGCCCACAACGGGCGGAGCGAAAACGCGACCGAACTGAACGGGCGCACCGGTCCGCGCAAGCGGGTGATCTTCGGGGTCCTCGGAGCGATCGTCGTCATCCTCCTCCTGATATGGGGGGTGAAGTGGTTCCTGTACGCACGCGTGCACGAAGGCACCGACGACGCGCGGGTCGACGCCGATCCGGTGGCGGTGACCAGCAAAATCAACGAGCGCATCGACAAGATTCTGGTCGATACGAATGACCCGGTCCACAAGGGCCAGCTTCTGGTCGTACTCGATAATGCGGTCGAGCAGGATCAAGTCCGCAACGCGCGTGCCCAATACGATCTCGCCGTCGCCAACCAGCGCACCAACGTGCAGCAGGGACGGGGCGGCGTCACGCAAGCGCTGGCCCAGACGCAAAGCGATGCGGCTAATGTGCCGGTGGCGCAGGCGGGCGTCGCGCAGGCCGAGGCATCGTTGCGTGCTGCCGACGCGCAAGTGCCCGCGGCGCAGGCTGCGTATCAGCGCGCGCTCGCGGATTTTCGCCGCACGCAGTCGCTCGTTTCGACCGGCGACGTCGCTCGCTCGCAGCTCGATGCCGATCGCGCAACCTATCGCGCGGCCGCTGCGCAGCTTCAAAGCGCCCGCGACAACGTGACCTCGGCCGATGCCAACCTCAACGCCGCCGAGCAAAAAGTCGACGCCGCGCAAGCCTCCGTTGCGGCGGCGCAAGGCGGCGTCACGACGGCGCAAGGCAAACTCGCCCAGTCCTCGGACCCGAGCCAAGTCGAAGCGGCCGCCGCGCAGCTTGCGATCGCCAAGAAGAATCTGGCGTATACGCACATCTATTCGCCGATCGAGGGGTACGTCGGCGAGAAGAGCGCAGAAGTCGGGCAGACCGTTTCGGCCGGATTGACGATCATGACGTTGATTCCGAGCGGTCCGGGCCAGATCTACATCACGGCTAATTACAAAGAAACCCAGATGGGGAACATGCACGTGGGACAGCCGGCCGACATCAACGTCGACGCGTACCCCGGCCATACGTTCCACGGGCACGTCATGTCGATCAATCCGGCTTCGCAGAATACCTACGCGCTGGTACCCGCACAAAACGCGACCGGCAACTTCGTGAAGGTCACGCAACGAATCCCCGTCCGTATCTCGATCGACGACCCCAATCCCAGTCTCCCTCTGCGGCCGGGTATGAGCGTCGAAACCTACGTAAAAGTTCACTAAACGCGTAGAGATCATGGAACCAAGAAACGTAGTCGAACACGGCCTACGTCGGGGAATCGTGAGCGCCGCGGTCATTGCGGCCACGCTCCTCGAAATCATCGACACGACGATCGTCAACGTGGCGCTTCCGAACATTCAAGGCAACTTCGGCGTGCCCGTCGATCAAGGCGCGTGGATCGTGACCGGGTACATCATCGCCAACGTGGTCGTGATTCCGATTACGCCCTGGCTCGCGGCTCGCTTCGGACGCCGGCAATACTTCTTCGCGTCGATCGTGATATTCACGATCGCCTCGCTGATGTGCGGGCTTGCGCCGAGCTTCGGCTCGCTGGTGTTCTGGCGCATCGTCCAAGGGCTGGGGGGCGGCGGTCTCATTTCCACCTCGCAGGCGATTCTGCGCGACACGTACACGCTCTCGGAGCAGGGTAAAGCGCAAGGCATCTTCGCGATGGGCGTCATCGTCGGTCCGGCGCTCGGGCCGGTCCTGGGCGGATGGATCACCGATAATCTCACCTGGCGCTGGGCGTTTTTCATCAACTTGCCCGTCGGGATCGCTGCGGCCACCCTGATTTGGAACTTCTTGCGCAATCCGATCAAACCGCAAGCGAAGAAACTCGATTGGGTCGGCTTGGCGCTGCTCGCGATCGGCCTTGGATCGATGCAATACGTGCTCGACCAAGGGCAGCAGTACGACTGGTTCAGCGATACGAACATCCGGCTCTTCACCGCACTTGCGACCGCGGGAATCGGCGGATTCGTGTGGTGGACGCTGCGTTCGGGCATTCCGGTCGTCGATTTGCACGTGTTGCGGCTGCGTCAAGTCGCGGCCGGGAGCATCCTGGGTGCAGTACTTGGCATCAGCCTCTACGGCTCGATTCTCGTCTTACCGCAATATCTGCAGAACTCGCTCGGCTTCACCGCGACGCTCTCGGGGTTGACGGTCTTCGTGCGGGCGCTCGCCGTCATGACGTTCACGCCGATCACGGCGATGCTCGCGACCCGAGGCATAATCGACGTGCGGCTCTCGACCGCGATCGGCTTCGTCTTGCTCGGCGTCTCGAACTGGCTTCTCGCCGGGGTTACCACGCCAAACTCGGAATTCGGGAGTTTCATTCTCTGCCTGGTCATAAGCGGCATCGGCCTCTCGCAGATCTTCGTGCCGCTCTCGATTGCCGTGCTCGGCGGCGTGCCGGACCGGGAAGTGCCCTCGACCTCGGCATTTTTCAATCTCTCGCGTCAAGTCGGCGGCAGCATCGCGACCGCGATCCTGGTCACGCTCTTGGTGCGCGGAATAACGGTCCACCAAACGGAGCTCGCGGCGACCGTCAACCTCCACAGCGCGCCGACCGCGATCTATCTTCAGCAGAACGGCGGCGAGCATTCGACGTCGGCACTGAATAATCTCGACGGATTGGTGCAAGCGCAGGCGGCGGTGCTCTCATATGCCGATACCTCGCGCTGGACCGCGATTATTACGATCGCGCTCGCGCCGCTGGTCCTGCTACTCAACAAGCCGCGCCTACAAGGTGCAGTCGCGGTCGAATAGGAGCGCTCACGTGAACGTACGTATTCTTTCCTCTCTTGCGCTCGGTGCGATGATCGCTGCGACGCCGCTCGCAGCCGCGTCGGCCAAACCGAGGCTGCCGGCGGCCGCGAGCATTCCGACGCCGGTTCCGACGCCGATCACGCCGCCGGTGCCGACGGTTGCGCCGGGTTACAAGGCGCCGGACATCCCGCCGACCTCGGCCAATATCGTCGGCGTCACTCAGCAGCCCTTCGTGGGGATCTCACTCGAAGACGCGATCGGCATGGCGCTGCTCAAGAACCCCGATCTTTCGGTTGCGGCCGCAAATACGCACGTCGCGAGTTATCAAGTGCGCGAAGCCAAGGGCGCGTACGACGTCCACTTCTTCGTCCAGCCCTCGGTCAAGCACGATACGACGGCGGCCGAGAACGCATTTTTCTCGGGCGGCACCGACTTTCAGCCGATCGTGCAAAATTATCAAACGGCGCAAGCCGGCGTGCAAGGGCAGTCGCCGATCGGAACGCAGTACAACATCAACCTTTCGCAGACCAAAGTGAACGACAACACGTTTATCGATGCGTTCAATCCGTTTTACCTGGCCTCGCTCAACGTCTCGATCACTCAGCCGTTGCTCAAGGGCCTGGCGATGAACGACACCAAACGCCAGCTCGAACTCTCGGTCGTCAACGCGGACGCGACGCAGGCTTCCACGCTCGCCTCGGTTTCGACGACGATCTCGAGCGTCGAGGACGCGTATTGGGATTTGCTGGCAGCTTGGCGCAACGTGGCGATTCAGGAAGACGCACTACGCCAGAGCGTGCTGCAACAGCAGAGCAACGTCCGTCAGGCCAAGCAAGGTGCGGCCGCTCCAATCGACGCGGTGGAGTCCTCGACTCAAGTCGCGATCTATCAGGAGAACGTCTTTACCGCGCTGCAGACCGTCTCGCAACTGCAAAATCAGCTCAAGAGCATGATCGTCACCGACCCGGGCGATCCGATCTGGCGCGCAAATCTGGTCCCCACTTCACCCGCCTTGCAGCTTCCGCCGCCGCCGACGCTTCAATCGCTCCTCGATACGGCGATGAAGAACCGGCCCGAGGTCCGCCAGGCGTTCGACGCGCAACGGCAAGCCAACGTCAACCTCGCGTACGCGAAGAATCAGATGTTGCCGCAGGCCGATCTCCAGTTGACCTACAACGGCAACGGCTTCGCGGGGAACGCGCTGCCGCCGCTCGGCGGTGTTTTCGGCACGGCGACCCCGCCGCCGTACTACGGCGGTACGTTCCCGCAAGCGTACGGCAACATTGGCCGCTTCCCGACATACAGCGCCGGGATCCAGATCTCATACCCGATCGGGAACAACACCGCGAAGGGCGCGCTCGCGGTCGCGAACGAACAGGAACGCATCGCGAAGATCCAATCGATGAGCACGGCCGAGCGCATCCAATACGAAGTGCGCAACGCCGTCCAAAACTACCAGGCCGCGCTCGCCCAGCTCTTTGCGGCGCGGCAAGCGCGGGAAACGGCCGAACAAGTGCTGGCGAGCGAGATTCGCAAGTACCGCAACGGCGAGTCGACGACGTTTCTGGTCGACCAGCGCCAGATCACGTTCGTGCAAAACGAGGGGCTCGAACTCCAAGCGCAGACCTCGCTCAACAAAGCCGTCGTCGAGCTGCAACGCGTCGACGGCTCGATTCTCAGCCGGAACGGCGTCTCGCTGAATACGCTCGGAACGGGAGCGATCACACCGTGATCGCTCACTGATCCGCCTCAACTCCCGCGCGCACTGGTTGCTTTACGGCGTCGCGTCGGCTCGGAGGGGCCTTGCTCCGCTCGCTTTTGCTTGTTACGTTCGCTTCGCAAGGCCCGCTCCGACCGCCGCATCACGCCAAGACGACCAAAGAAGCGAGTCGATAAACCGGCGGCTCAATTCACGAAACCCCCGCCGCCGCTTTGTCGACGAGCCAGATGAGTTCGCCGTCGGCGGGCGCGATGATCTGCGCCGGATAGGTCGTCGGGTCGTAGGGACCCTCGCGGACGGCGGCCAGGGTGGCGGCTTTGGCGGCGCCTTCGACCGCGAAGACGACCGTGCGCGCGCCATTGAGCACCTGCGGGGTCAGCGTGATGCGCCACTGCGCTTGGGACTGCGAGTAGACCGCGCGCACCAGCTCTTCGTCGTGGGTGAGCGGATCGGTTCCGGGGAAGAGCGAGGCGGTGTGACCGTCGGGACCCATGCCGAGCATCACCAAATCGAAGCGCGGCTGCGGTCCGAGCGTGCCGATCAACTCGACGCGGTACGCGGCGGCGGCGCGGCGCGGGTCGTCTTCGCCGCGCATGCGATGCACGCGCTCCGGCGGAATGTGCAGCGGCTGAATGAAGGCGTCGTTCGCCATCTTGTAATTCGATTGATCGTGGTCGGGCGGTACGCAGCGCTCGTCGCCGAAGAAGACCTCAATCGCCTTCCAGTCGAGCGCGTTCGCGTACGGGGGCTGCGCAAGCAACGCATACGCGGCTTTCGGCGTGGTTCCGCCGGCGAGCGATACCGCGAAGCGCCCGCGTTCCTCGATCGCGCCGCGGCCGCGACCGACGAAGGTTTCGGCCAGCGCGCGCGCAACCTGCGCGGGCGTATCGGAGATCAGCAGATGTCCCTGCTCGCGCGTCATACGGCCTGGCGATCGATGATGTGCTTGGCCATCGTCAGCGATTCGATGAAAACTTCATCGCGCGTGCGGCTCAAGATCGCGCGCTCGACCAACGAGGCGAGGTCGACGGTGTGGACCGGCGTGCAGCGCGAACCACACGTCGTCGTCCCGGTTACGTCCAGGCAGATCGCGTTCAGATCGTTCGCTTGTACGGCGGCGCTGAACGTCGCGTGCTCGGACGCGAGCACCACCTTCGAGAGACGGCGCGGTGGGCCATCGTGGACCAATTCGAACTTCACCGGGCCGCTGGACGATGCCAACACTCCGCTTGCGGCCGGCGTCCAGGCCAAACGGCTGGCGAGCCACCCGAGCAGGTAGTACATCTCCGCGTCCGAACCGGCCGTGACCTCGATGCTGCGCAGCACCGCGAGTTCCCGGCGGCACTCGGGTTCATCGAAGAATTCCGCGATCAGCTCTTGCCACGAGACAAGCCGCAGATATGAGATGTCGTGAATGACGATCTCCGGATGCAGATCGATGAATCCGATGAGATCGCGCAAGGGACGCTCGTCGGTATGCGTCACCGAGCTGCTGCAGATCGTAGCATTTGCCCGTCGCGCCAGCGCGAGAAAGCGCTCGTCGGTCGAAAGCCCGTCGGCGATCCAAAGCAGAATGACCGGCGCCTCGGGAAGCTCCAGCATGGCAAGCGCCGCGCCGAGTTCGCTCGCGTCGGCTTCCTTCACGCCGATCTCGATCCACTCGCCGCGCGATCCGGAAGGCTCAACCAATCGCTCGCGGCCGTCCTTGCTCGCATCGAAGATCACGACCCGCGAAGGATGTTTGTCGGCGAGCGCGCGCGTGCGGTCGCGTACCCAGCCCGACGAAGCCGCGTCGCCCAAAAAGACCGCGAACGTCATCGTCGCGGCCTTCATGGAGCCGGGTTCGTGGCGAGCGGCGGCGAGCGCGTCGACGATCGGATGGATGTCGAGGCTCACAACGGACGCCAATCCGCGAAGAGCGTGAACGCCGACTGCGGACCTTGGGAACCGGACGGATAATTCGGAAACGTGAAATCCTTGGTGTTCTGCCACACCTCGAGCACCGGCATGACGATCTCCCATGCGCGTTCCACCGCGTCCCAGCGCGTGAAGAGGGTCTGATCGCCGCGCATCGCATCGCCGATCAAGCGTTCGTACGCAGGCGGCGACTGCACGCCGAAACCCGTGCCGTAATTGAAATCCATGAAGACGCTGCGGATATGCGCCTTCATCCCGGGAACTTTGGCGGAAAAGCGCATTGCCACGCCTTCCTCCGGCTGAATCTTCATCACGAGCACGTCGGGCTCGATCGTGTCGGTCCGTTCGCCGTAGATGCGGTGCGGGATCGGTTTGAACGTTACCGCGATCTCGGAAGTCTTCTTGGCGAGCCGTTTGCCGGAACGCAGATAAAACGGGACGCCGGCCCAGCGCCAATTCTCGATCTCGAGGCGTACCGCCGCGAACGTTTCGGTATTGGACTGCGGGTTCACGTCGGGCTCTTGGCGATAGGGGGGAACGGGTTTGCCGTTGATCGATCCGGCGCCGTACTGTCCGCGCGCCGCCATCTCGAGCACCTTGCTGAGCTGCGGCGGCTCGATCGACTGCAGTACCTTGAACTTTTCCGTACGGATCGCGTCGGCATCCGAACTCGACGGCGGCTCCATCGCGACCAGCGCGAGCAAATTCATCACGTGATTCTGAATCATGTCGCGTAGCGCGCCGGCGTGATCGTAGTACCCGCCGCGAAGCTCGACGCCGAGCTGTTCGGCCGCGGTGATCTGCACCGATTGCACGTAGTTGCGGTTCCAGACCGGTTCGAAGATCGTATTTGCAAAGCGCAACGCCATGATGTCCTGCACCGGCTCTTTGCCCAGGTAATGGTCGATGCGGTAAACTTCGCTCTCGCGAAAGACGCGATCGACTGCCGCTTGCAGCGCCCGCGCCGACGCCAGGTCCGTGCCGAACGGCTTTTCGACGACGATGCGTGCCCAACCGTTTTGCTGCGCGTTGAGATTGACTTCACCGAGCGCATTGATGATCGTGGGAAAGACCGAGGGCGGGGTCGAGAGGTAGAAGAGCCGGTTTCCCTTGGTGCCCAATTCCTTGTCGTTCTGCGCGATCCGCTTGGCCAGGAGACCGTAGCACTTGTTGTTGTCGAAATCGCCGCTGACGTAACTCAGGCGTTTCGCGAAGTCGTCCCACATCGCGCCTTGCGGTTTTTGATCGGAGGGTGCGAATTGGTCGAGCTGCTCCTTGCAGTACGCGCGAAATTCGTCGTCGGTGTATTCCGAGCGCGAGAACCCGACGACGGCAAAGTCGTTGGGCAGAATACCGTGCAGCCGCAACGAGTATATCGCCGGCAGGAGCATGCGCTTGAACAGATCGCCGCTCGCGCCGAAGAACACGAGCGAACACGGATCGCCGATCCGTTCGCTTTGGAGGCCCGCGCGCAGCGGGTTCTCCGCTTTTCCGTCGACCGAGACGGTGGCAACTGCGTCAGGCATGCGTCTCCGTCTTCACGGCGTGGCCGCCGAATTGATTGCGCAGCGCGGCGATCACCTTGGCGCTGAACGATTCCTGTTGGCGCGACACGAAGCGCTGCATCAGCGAAAGCGTGATGACCGGTGCCGGCACGTTCTCGTCGATCGCAGCCTGCACGGTCCAGCGTCCTTCGCCGGTGTCGTCGACGTAGCCGCGGATGTCTTTGAGGCCCGGGTCGGCTTTGAAGGCCAGCACCGCGAGTTCGAGCAGCCACGAGCGCACGACGCTGCCGTAGCACCAGACGTCGGCGACCTGTTCGAGGTCGAAATCGAACGGCGACTTCTCGAGGATTTCAAAGCCCTCTCCGTAGGACTCCATCATGCCGTACTCGACCCCATTGTGCACCATCTTCGAGAAATGGCCGGCGCCGGCGCGGCCGACGTGCGCGTATCCGTTGGGCGGCGCGAGCGTCCGGAAGATCGGCTCGCACGTCTTCACGGCGGAATCGTCGCCCCCGACCATCAGGCAGTAGCCTTCCTTGAGACCCCAAATGCCGCCGCTCGTTCCGGCATCGATCAGCGAGACGCCTTTGGCTTTGCAGCGATCGTAGGCAGCCAGGCCGTCCTTCCAATTCGTGTTCCCGCCGTCGACGATGATGTCACCCTTGCTCAGGATGCCGGCTAGTTCGTCGATCGTGTCGTCGGTCGGTTTGCCCGAGGGCACCATGATCCACACGATCTTGGGTGCGCTCAGCTTGGCGCACAGGTCGGCCAAACCGCTCGCGCGCACCGCGCCGCCCGAGGCCGCTTGCGCCACCGCGTCCGCGCTGCGGTCATAGACGACGACCTCGTGTCCCCCTTCGATCAGACGCGTCGTCATGTTCGCGCCCATCTTGCCCAGTCCAACCATCCCGAGTTTCATTCAAATCCCCCAATATCGTAAACCATGCGCAGCTGCACGATGCAGCTGCTGGTTCGGAGCACAGGATGTGCGATCCGCCCGCAGGGCGGCCGAACTATGCGCGTGCCGAGATCGCGTCGTCGACGGCGGCAATCAATGCGCGCAGCGCCTCGTCGATATCGCCCTTGAGATGAACGCGAACGCCGCGACGATGACGCTTGTCGAGTGATTGCCAGTCGCCGAGCGCCTGCGCCGCGAGCAGCGTGCGGAAGCCCACATTCATACCGGGAATCGGCATATCGCTGGGTTCGTCGCCGACGATCTGGAGCATCACGGCCGAATCCGGTCCGCCTTTGTGCAGCTGACCGGTCGAGTGCAAGAAGCGCGGCCCGAAGCCGACCGTCGTTGCGACGTCGCTTGCGTCGCGGATCTTCAGGCGCAGCTCGTCGAGTATGGCGATGTGCGCGGGATCGCGCGCGATGTACGCGCAGATCGCGACGTAGTCGCCCGGAACGAGCTGCTTGAAGACCGCTGCCAGCGCCCCGACGTCGGTGTGCGCGCCGGCACAATCCTTCGAGCCGGACAGATAGGTGATATCGAAGGACGCGCCTTCGACGTCGGCTGCCGGTTCGTCGATCGTACCCTTCGCCTCATACTGCGCAAGCAGCGCCTTGGTGTTGTCCTTCGACTCCTGGACGTTGGGCTGATCGAAGGCGTTTATTCCGAGCAAGCTGCCTGCCGCCGCCGTCGCAATCTCCCACAGGTAGAACTGCTCGCCTAGATCGTACTCGTCGTTCATCGCTAAACGAACGATCGGATGACCCGCGTCTTGGAGTGCTTGCAGCCCCTGCGTGACGCCGCCTGCCGGGTCCGGCAGATTTGCGCCGACGTACACGAAGACGCGGTCG
Coding sequences within:
- a CDS encoding TolC family protein, with the translated sequence MNVRILSSLALGAMIAATPLAAASAKPRLPAAASIPTPVPTPITPPVPTVAPGYKAPDIPPTSANIVGVTQQPFVGISLEDAIGMALLKNPDLSVAAANTHVASYQVREAKGAYDVHFFVQPSVKHDTTAAENAFFSGGTDFQPIVQNYQTAQAGVQGQSPIGTQYNINLSQTKVNDNTFIDAFNPFYLASLNVSITQPLLKGLAMNDTKRQLELSVVNADATQASTLASVSTTISSVEDAYWDLLAAWRNVAIQEDALRQSVLQQQSNVRQAKQGAAAPIDAVESSTQVAIYQENVFTALQTVSQLQNQLKSMIVTDPGDPIWRANLVPTSPALQLPPPPTLQSLLDTAMKNRPEVRQAFDAQRQANVNLAYAKNQMLPQADLQLTYNGNGFAGNALPPLGGVFGTATPPPYYGGTFPQAYGNIGRFPTYSAGIQISYPIGNNTAKGALAVANEQERIAKIQSMSTAERIQYEVRNAVQNYQAALAQLFAARQARETAEQVLASEIRKYRNGESTTFLVDQRQITFVQNEGLELQAQTSLNKAVVELQRVDGSILSRNGVSLNTLGTGAITP
- a CDS encoding STAS domain-containing protein, translating into MHPPTLVYRPDTLDSVRSTMLAAFADGAHRVVLDLDTLTRLDTEGVRGLITLLRRSREVGGELALKVTRPELLRSLQVMALDRLFPMVRDIAA
- a CDS encoding TetR/AcrR family transcriptional regulator, whose amino-acid sequence is MMIEAQKHAAADKAAPEDTRERIILAAREVIKRKGKRGATTREIADVAGVNEATLFRHFGNKDALIIAVAKHSCPDTKLREVIATLQGPVEADLLVIARSINEHMESMIDMIRWSLVETDYENSIFARETWRPQTAVRAAVIEYMAAQTASGALNGNPADLAAFFLGIVFARVISREKFPDSRLSSDPDYALSFIVDVFLNGVRSK
- a CDS encoding DHA2 family efflux MFS transporter permease subunit; this encodes MSAAVIAATLLEIIDTTIVNVALPNIQGNFGVPVDQGAWIVTGYIIANVVVIPITPWLAARFGRRQYFFASIVIFTIASLMCGLAPSFGSLVFWRIVQGLGGGGLISTSQAILRDTYTLSEQGKAQGIFAMGVIVGPALGPVLGGWITDNLTWRWAFFINLPVGIAAATLIWNFLRNPIKPQAKKLDWVGLALLAIGLGSMQYVLDQGQQYDWFSDTNIRLFTALATAGIGGFVWWTLRSGIPVVDLHVLRLRQVAAGSILGAVLGISLYGSILVLPQYLQNSLGFTATLSGLTVFVRALAVMTFTPITAMLATRGIIDVRLSTAIGFVLLGVSNWLLAGVTTPNSEFGSFILCLVISGIGLSQIFVPLSIAVLGGVPDREVPSTSAFFNLSRQVGGSIATAILVTLLVRGITVHQTELAATVNLHSAPTAIYLQQNGGEHSTSALNNLDGLVQAQAAVLSYADTSRWTAIITIALAPLVLLLNKPRLQGAVAVE
- a CDS encoding HlyD family secretion protein, which translates into the protein MDTREAQQGSAGQAHNGRSENATELNGRTGPRKRVIFGVLGAIVVILLLIWGVKWFLYARVHEGTDDARVDADPVAVTSKINERIDKILVDTNDPVHKGQLLVVLDNAVEQDQVRNARAQYDLAVANQRTNVQQGRGGVTQALAQTQSDAANVPVAQAGVAQAEASLRAADAQVPAAQAAYQRALADFRRTQSLVSTGDVARSQLDADRATYRAAAAQLQSARDNVTSADANLNAAEQKVDAAQASVAAAQGGVTTAQGKLAQSSDPSQVEAAAAQLAIAKKNLAYTHIYSPIEGYVGEKSAEVGQTVSAGLTIMTLIPSGPGQIYITANYKETQMGNMHVGQPADINVDAYPGHTFHGHVMSINPASQNTYALVPAQNATGNFVKVTQRIPVRISIDDPNPSLPLRPGMSVETYVKVH
- a CDS encoding amidohydrolase family protein yields the protein MVRCARALIGGEVRRDYAFVVDDGTITFAGDYSIVRENAGDRPVRAFPQDRLVVPGFVNGHSHGYQILLRGWADDRTFARWRSDALYRVVPRLTPEDVYWTFVAAFSEMLAAGITTVAEFFYLNGGGNAHAEAAIAAAQETGIRLVLARTWMDAPYAPPQFRESIDLAQSRTLELMEKYPWANVCVAPHSLHAASPEMIRAAANFARSYDCMMHVHVAEAVYEGEQTSERFGTTPVGLLDRLDALDRRTIAVHAIYVTEDEKRLLADRGARVIHNPMTNQYLGDGICDASGLQALGVPMGLGTDADVKPSLIDEMRAATLLQKIARTDGSAFGARAAFDLGTAQGALALGLQTGDLVSGNAADYVVLDASAIDPWTPEVNGVVYRGEDAWVQASFVGGTRVYTGEPAPAARLAREKLKEISDRVIP
- the pgl gene encoding 6-phosphogluconolactonase; its protein translation is MTREQGHLLISDTPAQVARALAETFVGRGRGAIEERGRFAVSLAGGTTPKAAYALLAQPPYANALDWKAIEVFFGDERCVPPDHDQSNYKMANDAFIQPLHIPPERVHRMRGEDDPRRAAAAYRVELIGTLGPQPRFDLVMLGMGPDGHTASLFPGTDPLTHDEELVRAVYSQSQAQWRITLTPQVLNGARTVVFAVEGAAKAATLAAVREGPYDPTTYPAQIIAPADGELIWLVDKAAAGVS